The DNA sequence AAATCATCCAACATGATATCGGCATAGAAAGACACCTCCCTCAAATCTCCGAGGTAAATTTTCAGCAAGGGATTCTTTATTTGGCTCTCCTCCACAAGACAGAGCATTGCAGAGATCCATTCAAGGGCGTAGGTAAGATCGCTCAGCTGTCCTTCGACGGCTTCAACACCCCATGAAGCCCCAAAATCACGTAGCTCAGGGGACGCTAATTTGTCAAGCATTGAATGCACAAGTGGAGATACGATTATCTCTGCAAGTCCAGCTGCCATTGCCTTCGATTTATTTAAGCTGCAAAGAACATCAAATAGTACATAGACCCCAAGATGTGTCACTGGGGATTTCGAGCCTAGTGACCTAGTCCATTACTGCAGTTGCAGACTTTGCAGTAggagtcaagagaagaaaaagagaatattacaaaaaaaaaaaaagagaagaaagagaggagaaaatgCCGTGTTTCAATCTCTTTCCTAGAAGCGTCTTCGCCTGCCTCCGTCAAGGAATGATATGGTTAATTACAATCTCACTCCCTCGtactttttcaaaatatttatttattctctccTATGCATCTCCCTCCCCCATTGACATGTGAAGTAGTTTTTGTTAAGTTTTTCTCCAATTTTTAAtctattttgaagattgatccacTTTGATGTGTTTTGGTGATGATttgaatgagaagttttctaatatctatgatggaagcagaggggctGGATCGATAGGTCCAAGCCCAGAACCcttcactgatctcgtatggggtgTGGGGGCGTGGTTTGACTGGATTGATCGTGAGTCGATGAGTTGATccacgacttggagtatataatataCTATTGTCTTTTTTAGCATGATCATTGtaatttgagggtttttttgAGTTatggtttcagggtgagttttctcgTCTCTGCTTTGGTATAATCTCTCatttgcatagtgaaacatcttcttctttgcctaaGGACGTCAAAGCATATCAcactagtgtgtgaacctcgttaaatctttgtgttgtgcGAATGTATTGTCTGTTTGttttcgtatttgttggtgtttgctctGACAACTTTGAATGCTTTGGAAAGGGGCAACTAAGAATGCCAATAGGTTTGGTATCAGTTTGGATCAAGATATAATATATACAAATTGAACTCGAATACTTTTTCTAACctcaaaattgaaatcaaactgaGGTTCCTATTCGATTTCtgcattcctttttttttcttcgtacATGATCTTGGTAATTTGGTTCAAGTAAAAGTAACAtgttgaagaaaaataaaattgagaagGAAATTACAATCTAATGAAGATTTGATTCAATCAACAATGTCAAATCCAGTACCTTTCAGCCATTTTTACACAACTTAATAGAGATCATAATTCATATTACAAATTTACAATGCATTCAAtttagtttgaaaaaaaaaaaccgatgttttttaatctaaaatcaaaattgaaatgaaatttcacttttcaaaaccaaatttgaatggaatattttattgatttgatttgtcaatttcaatttcagtgttttggtttgaattttaaattgacacccttaagcaCAACCTCATTCAATCCTCTAGATTTCCTAACCAATTTTTGTATAACTCCTGTATCCGGCTAAGCAACaatagaattttttgaccaaaaacaaaaaacaacaatAGGCTTGGGAACCAAAGCTAGTCGTGGGAGGAGgtctttgttaatttagtgattttgatttattaggGGAAAAACGAAGTAAACGTTTACTATTTCTGAAGAATCAAAAAGAAATTTAGGATAGAGGGGTTTGAGTAAATATAAGATAATACAAAGAAGTGGAAAGTACTTAATCAATAAAATACGTACGTCTTCTACTAACCACTGTATCACTGTCACGCCAGCATTGGAGACACAAAAGCATTTCTGGGTCCAATGATTAGGGAAATTTTCTCCATAAATTATTTATTGTCTGATTGATGGATTTGGGATTGGTCATCAGGAACCCTTCGAATAATTCAATCATGTATCGCATAATATCAAGTTTCATGTTCACTACAAGGATGGTTAATCCCAAACCGTTAGATGTATAAGAGTTTCTTTAGAGTTTGGATTGGCCGCATGTTATACTTCGACactctaattttattttattttttctaaccaaaaaaaaaaaaaaaaacgttcttttttttttgttgaacaaaaagaaaattctaataTACCCATGTGATTCAAAATTTAGTGTGAtatatttttccaataaaaaattgtttcattgaaaataaaaattataatttttattggCTGAGGGTGCTTTGGCAGCTTGTGGTGGAGTGTCTCCTGTtctaaaggaaataaaaaatacttaAACCTTTGAGTTGAGGAGGAGATTGGAGCCTATTTCAAGTTAAATATTGGGTTACATTTTAGTTGTTTAATGTGATTGTCCAGATGGTTAGgatgaattggggattgtgaTGATAAGACACACGATTTTAAGTTCAGTTTCCTATCTGAGCATCCGGAATTTAAGTGGAGATTATGGATGCTCTATAATTGGACAATTTTAAATTGGTACTCCAAATGTAGCTCACCTTCTATGTTTTGAGAAGGGCATCAAATTTAAGTATCACATCAATTATATGAAAGAACAATTCCAGAAACATTTCGATCCAAATTAGAGATGTCCATTCACCTATTCATGATTATCTCCATCAACGCATAGAACTATCATAATAACTTTCCTTGGCACCATATAGTCTTTCCctacataataaaaaaaaaaaaaaaaaaaatcatacattccattataatatatataatctTACATTATATTACAACCTTCATATGTGTTATTACAAGCCAAATACTCATCTACATTTTGCCCATCACACTGAAAATAATAAGGAAATTCTGAAGAAATAGATTGTAGACTACCATTGCCATTGTTATCCATAGAACAATTCTCAATAGAATTATCCTCAATGTTTTGAATGTCTATAGTGTCATAAGGCTCATAACAATATGACCATGGTCCAAGATTAGATATGGGAGGGGAAGGAGTGTCTTCAGGCCCTTGAGAGGGTTTTGGGTTATCTTCCTCACCAAGCTCTTCCTGAGAGGGTTTTGGGTTATCTGCTTCCTCATCACTGAGTTCTTCATCATCGATTTCGTCAACAGGGGCTAAAGGGTAGTTAGAAACATCAACTAGTTGATTCCATAAagaatcaaattcaaaatcatatTCAAGTTCTTCATCACCATAATGCTTCAAATGATACTGATGTGTGAAAAGATTGGTATCGAAGCAAGGTTTGAAGCTCTCACTTGACATGTTTGCACAATCCTTGGAAATCTCTTAACGCCCAAATTAAGCCTCAATGAATGAGCTCTATCTGCCTTCTTTTCTAGCCTTCacgaaagagagaaaacaagcTTCCATTCTATATACAGGAGGAGACAAGAAACCCGGCTGGTTACATTTATCTCTATGACTTCACTTTATAGCCACTGTTTTTTCACAACTTGCTTGTAAGGAATCAAGAATCCCTTTCAGTTCACTATGTATGGACATTGAAGAACCTATGGAGTTTCTTAAAAAGTGGCTTTAGGATAAGTTTCTTTTTGAAAAGTTTACATGGTCTTCAATGGAAAATGGATAAGAATTCCATGGGACCGATGACCCTAGCTAGCCGTCCACTTTGTTGTCACTGATGGAATCATATATCTTTTGCTCATACTCAACCCTAAAGGCCCATTTATCATCTAGATGGTAACATTGGCCTGATTAATGCATTAAGTATGAGATATTAACTACTGCTCCATGCCACAATTACATTGATAAACAAGTCCCAACAACCAAATCTTCCAATCTTAGTATGTATctcaaaagagggaaaaagttTTATGTCTGGCTGCGTGCACCCTGCATCTGCATGGGAGCCAATGAGAGAAGGGATTAGGGCATTGGTCACAGGAGtgaggtggtcattttgccctcTCTGTGACAGTGAGAAAGATAGACTGTCAGGTGACGCAGCCTGACAACAATCATTTgtccaaaaaaatcataatttgaaaaataatatgaCAAAAAGAGGCCTCCCAAGATTGTCTAGACTAAGCACAGCCTAGCCCACCCAACCCATCCACAGGCTTCAGGATTGGGTCTattcttttaataatttataAAGGGTGATCGATCTCTACCAGGCTGCGTGGCTCTTGCACTGGTAAAACTTGGGATCGGTGATGTCCGATATCAATCAGTTCAATCGGACATGTTTATCCTTATTTTAATAAAGATTagtttttattacatttttatcCTTAGACCTTATGTATTGGGGTCGGATTGATTCGGTTAAGATTGAACATCGATCAAGGCCAATGGCTAAGAGTGCCGCCTTGACATGCACCCTAGATGTTGGATCCTTACTGTCACTCACTGCTTTCCCGTAGAAGATTTTTGTTCACACCCTTGCTTGGCACTAACTAGTTCAATCTTAGCTTTACaaacatcataaaaaaatatatatatatatatatatatatatattttcatacATTTCATCATAAtgtatatcatactactattaaaaagtatgtACTCCTTGCCTTTGGtagactttttcaaaaagacaaaaaagaccTTTAACctcaactaaaaaaaatttccaacggaccaaaaaatccctcaaaatgaagagaaaatattaataaaaaaaaaagggggagcagaaaaaaattaattcatattattcatactactattaaaaagtacgaATTCCTTGTCTTTtggtataatttttcaaaaagacagaATAGACCTTTAACTTCTATCAAAAAAGCACTCAAaacggaaaagaaaaaattgataatgaaaaaaaaaaaaggtggagcaGAAAGGGGGGgagtaattattaagtattaaaaaggatcacaatgaacaattatcatggagagtggggagagagaaattgaaaaaaaaataataataaaaggtgAAATAGAAAGGGGAaagtaattattaagtattaaaaatgatcacaatgaacaattacTATGGAGACTGGGGAGagagaaactgaaaaaaaaattaataaaaaaaaaaagtggagcaGAAAGGGAGAAATAATTATTCGGTATTAAAAAAGATCACAACGAACAATTATCATGGAGAATGGGGAGAGAAACGTGAGAGGatgaataagattttttttaaaataattttagagatttaaatatggagagagagagagagagagagagagagagagagagagagagagagagagagagatggggaatGGGGGGagtgaataattatggagatatttataaaggtaaatatggagagagatgtacaaaaaaaagaagctccTAAAATCTTTTTCATCAATTTGGAGGGggattaattattattattattaagtgttaaaaaggataaaaaatatgACACATAATAACCCACAATAGAAATGGTTTTCATTTCCCTAATTGTgggggagaaaaaaagggagatttagagagagagagagagagagagagagttatggaGAATGGGGAGaatgaataattatggagatatttacAAAGGTAAATCCTTTGACCTCTACCAAAAAATTTTCCACCAAACTAAAAAAtgcctcaaaatggaagagaagaaaaattgaaagggGGGAAGTAATTATTAAGTTCTAAAAATGATCACGATGAACAATTATCATGGAGAGTGGGGAGAAAGAAACGTTAGAGggtgaatgagattttttttttttttcaataattataaggagatttaaatatgggggagggagagataattatggagaatggagagggagagaataattatggagatatttataaaggtaaatatggagagagatgtaccaaaaaaaatatatttaagtaGGAGACTACCGCACGTGCATCcccatgtgcatttgcacgtgtatttacactagtgtgtgtatatatatatatatatatatacacttaaTGTTTTGAATGTCTAAAGTGTCATAACAATAtgcctttaccaaaaaaaaaaaaatcgacaatATGCCCATGGTCCAAGATTAGACATAGGAGGGGAAGGAGTGTCTCCTGATCCTTGAGAGGTCTTTGGGTAATCTTCCTCACCAATTCTATTCATTCCAAATggtatgctctctctctctctctctctctctctctctctctctctctctgtgagaGCGGAAGTTTCCTTGAAGATGGGGTAAAGTTATTTTTGGTAGGTACTGTTATTCGAGGAAAAATTACCTATTTCCATGTACACTAGTGCCTCCAAGTAATATCTCTCTCGCCCAAAAATAGAGGcagatggaagaaaaaaatagacaCACAGGTAGGGGTTAGCTTACATTACACAGCCAGACAGGGAACATTATGCCATTGTTTAAATATAAATTTTGCATTTATTATGGGGAAAATACCATTATACTGAATGAGTTTGGGTTCAAAcaaaacccataaaaaaaagggtaaattaCTTGGACACCTTTTGTACTATAACCCAATTGCTTGACACTCTTACAGTTTGAAACTATTACTTGAAGCGACATGAAAGCGACATGAAACCAACGATGTTAATCTGCTGTTATGGTTGAAtgaaaaaaaccattttatcTTTATGAGTTATTCAATTGAAACTTATGAaattaaaatgacaaaaaaaaattccatcaagAGAGCTTCTTCCAAATTGATCGATAGGAAATTTTAAGGGTCATTGTGCGTTTTGGTTCTGCTTTGTCCCACGTCTCCCGCCAACTGTTCTACCTTTCTTGtctttaaatgaaaaaaagagcGGTAGAGGAAGGGCTGATGCATGGCTTAGGCAGGGAGAGGAAACatccccctcccaaaaaaaaaaaaaaaaaaaaaaagaagtgggagttattctttgatggataAGAATACGCTTCCTTTTTGTCCATATTTGCTATCTTGTCTTATTAAACTTGTAAATTGAGAAACGGAATAATTTTATCAGATCAATGGCTTTAGGTTTATTAGGGCCACTGACCAGTGATTCAATCATTCAATGAATGAGGAAAGGTGAGGACCTAAGGGTGAAACAAGGCCGGTTTAGACTGGATTTCTTAAAACATCAATTTCAATCTTATTTCCCTAAAATTCAATTCAGGGCCCATTCAATTTATTTGGGTTTTTGCCTAGGCCCAATCTTATCAGCCTTATGCCAATCTAATTCGGAcctaattgaccctaattgGCATTGGTTAGGTCaaattggccctgatttttgtcAAGGTCAATCTACCCTTGATTGACCTTGTTTTGCCATTTTGTATCGTAtgcattaataataataataataacacaatTAAAGTTATGAAATgtaacacaataatagatgttcaaAACACGTAAGCATAAAAATCAATAATCAAATAAGataaccctaaattatattatataaaaatagttaaaattaaGATCGAATTGGGTCAGGCTTAGGTTGAAGCCTAACCTAAGGTCAGTGTTTTTCAACCTTAATCCGCCCTCAAGATCAGAACTCTTAACCAAGCGTCGTTCAAGTTTAAGGCGAGTTCAAACCATCAGGACCGAACTTTCACCTCTATGAGGACCCATGCATTCTGCACTAACAACCCAAACGGGTGAACCGACATACCAACCAGCTGTAACCTGTTACCCCTTCAAAAAACGAACCACTTCCCATCTTTGCAGGCATCGAATCAGAGCCGATCTGATACTTCCCAAAATAACTGCCAGTTGGTAAAAATATCTCCTTTCAGAAAAAGAAACTCGCGctctcctcaaattctctcGTTTCTCTTCCAAACTCCTCACTAGACTATaaatgttcttcttcttcttcctcttcctctctacttTTTTTGTTGGACTATAActgttcttcttcctctctacttTTCTTTCAAATCCAAGAACTGAACCAGTGAATCATGTGGTACAAAGTCGCCAGTGCTTCCCAATACCTAGCCATAACAGGTGTAGGTATCAACGACATCAAGCTCGAAAAGAAATCATGGATTTTTCCTGGCCAATCTTGCAGAGTCGTCGATGTCTCCCCTGTCAACTATACCTTCGAAGTCCAGGCCATGAGTTCTGAAAAgctccctttccttcttcctgCAGTATTCACCATCGGCCCAAGAGCTGACGACAAAGAAAGCCTCCTTAAGTATGCTAGGCTCCTCTCTCCCCATGAGAGAATGTCCACGGATGTTAGAGAACTCGTCCAAGGCATCATCGAAGGTGAGACTCGAGTTCTTGTTGCCTCCATGACCATGGAAGAGGTGTTTAAAGGTACCAAAGATTTCAAAAGGGAAGTATTCGAGAAGGTCCAGCTTGAGTTGAATCAGTTTGGACTTTTGATTTATAATGCCAACATCAAACAGTTGGTGGACGTGAAAGATCATGAGTATTTTTCTTATCTTGGTCAGAAAACCCAAATGGAGGCCGCTAATCAGGCTAAAATTGATGTTGCTGAAGCTAAGATGAAGGGTGAGATAGGGGCCAAGCTTAGAGATGGGCAGACCTTGCAGAATGCGGCCAAGATTGATGCTGAAACAAAGATTAATTCGATCAAAAGGCAAGGAGAGGGGAAAAAACAGGAGATTACGGTGCAGACGGAGTTGCAGGTTTTTGAGAATCAGAGGAAGGCTGAGCTTGCAGAGGCTAATGCTGAACTGGCGATGAAGAAGGCTGGGTGGACTCAGCAGACTCAGATGGCCGAGGTGGAATCGGCTCAGACGGTTGCTATTCGGCAGGCTGAGTTGCAGCGAGAGGTGGAGAAGAGGAATGCTTTGACACGGACGGAGAAGCTCAAGGCAGAACACCTCAGCAAGGCAAGCGTGGACTATGAGATTAAGGTATATAAAACAATGGTTTTTCATACTCCCTACTCTTGTTCTTTTTTGGTGATTTTAAGTCCGTCCATGGTGATTTGGGCATGTATTGATGTGGGAAtccatgttttctctctctaaagcaCAGAATTTTCTCTTTTCAATTACTCTCTTCGCCACATTACCCTAATTGGGGTTATCAAGTCAAGTGGGTGGGTGTTTATTATGAATAGGAGAGTTCATACCATTTGCATACAGAGTGTCACCACTGTGCAATGATAATGATCTCCCAAATTGCATaagaatatttttccttttggaagTTATTGAGATTTGCCAATTTAGAATAAACCCAGGAAAAATGGCACTCTACAGTGACATGCACCATCACCAAAGCTTCTCACCTTAATTTAGTTTCCCAGTTCAGATCAATCAAATATTATCCATTACAGCAAGTCTTGGACTCATTTCTCTCCATTATCTTATTTCTAAATTAAAAAGGTCCAAGAGGCCAATTGGGAACTATACAAGAAGCAGAAAGCTGCAGAGGCAGTACTGTATGAGAAGGAGAAACAAGCTGAGGCTCAGAAATTGGCTGCAGAGGCAGCACTCTTTTCCCGGCAGCAAGAGGCAGAAGCTGAGCTCTatacaaagaaaaaggaggctGAGGCACTTGTGGCTCTAGCAGAGGCACAGGGAATATATGTTAGCACCATGATGAAGGCCTTGGGTGGAAACTATCTTGCCCTGAGAGATTACCTGATGATCAAAGATGGGATGTTCCAAAAGATTGCGAAGATCAATGCTGAGGCTGTAAAAGGGTTGCAACCCAAGATCAGTGTCTGGACAAACAATGCTGGTGGGGAGATGACAGAAGGAGCAGGGAGTGGTAGTGGAGCAATGCAGGAGGTTGCTGGGTTGTACCGAATGTTGCCCCCTTTGCTTAATACTGTGCAGGAGCAGACCGGGATGTTGCCGCCGGCATGGATGGGCACACTTGCTAACCCTGAGTAGTCCGTGATTTATGCTAGTAGATCTCAATCTTTTATAAACTTGGATTACATTTCTTGATGATTCAAAGAGTTAGAAATATAGGATATAGGATAGGTAGGATATTGTTTTGGGAGAACAGTACTGTCATAGTTTCTGAAGAATGTTATTTAACTGATTCCTGATGCACATGATAGTTTGAATTTTAGGGGAATTGATATTACTATATAGAAGCATGCCTCTGGTTTGATATTCTTCAACTTGTGAAAATTCTAATTGTCTCTTGAATTCATTTTCTGTTTCCAGCTATCCAGATCTCTGTACCTGAATTTGGGATTTTAGTGCAATTTTTAAGATAGACTTTGATCTCAAGTCATTTTGTGCAACTTAGGATTGAGCTCAActcagaaaaatataaaaaaaaacacctaaCCCAGACAAAATTCTGTATAAGAAAGTGTTTTCAACATTTAAATACTTATGAGTATACGTATATTAATCTATTGGGTTGGAGATCGCTACCTGATTGTGGGGTCACTACACTAGTGGGGGAACCAACAAGAGGAGGTGTACAGTCATCCAACCAGGGGGTAGGGTGATATTTTTGTCATCCCCTATCACTAGGCGTAGGGGTGTGCAACCAGGTAGCTATCTTTTTCACTAATTTTTTATATCATTATCGAGAATCATCATTGTCTCGTATACTTTtcgaaaatatatatatgtaaaataacataattaaaaaataataataataataataacatgcttttgctttcaatgaaataaaaaaatacattatactaataaaacaatatatatatatatattaacaccTTAATCATgtctataaaaaaaatcttagtaTAAATATACCACTCTCCAATTTAAATCTACAACCAAAGTTATTCGCTTGCAGTCGTGCATGTATGATCTAATTATTGAGATCATACATATTAATTTCAGCATAATTGGACTTCCTactctaaaaacaaaataagtcAAAACAAGATGTGGACAATAAGTTTCAAGTCTCAAGATATTAAAATCAACATATTGGTTTCATAAGCAGTTTTTTTACTACTTTCTCAACTTCATTAAATATTATCCCAACTTGTTAAGGttaatgttttattagaaaaatatatatattattaatattgGCTAATATGAAATGTGTTTGATAAAGTTTGAAGAGTGAAttttcttttacccaaaaaaacgtgaattttcaatttttattccCTACCTAAATGTCAAAAACTAGTTACTTTTGGtaggatttattattattattatttttttaatgcaaggTGGGATGTTTTTTAATTTTGCTTCAGATGTAACACTATTTCTAAGAAAGGATGTATAGTGAATTTCTTTTCCaatatttcattttgttttcttcttttcttttttttttttcatttttatttattccacttaattttttttaatccacttagaaaaaaaaatttgacttaAGTCTTAAATTAAATGCATGTTTGGGGGACGCTTATGAGAACCCAGCTCTGGGGGTTTATGTGGATCCAAATAAATTCATTTGAAGAGGGTGCTTGTTGTAGACCCCACCACACCCACCNNNNNNNNNNNNNNNNNNNNaaaaaaaaaaaacacatgggCAAAGGTTCTTTGAATTGCAGGTTAAGGGTcccatcaaaatcaaatcaaaccaagaatagaaacattttcaaaaccaaaactgaactaaCTTGTTTTGATTCGAATTCAATTTTTATGCAGTTTAAGCTCTATTTTAACATTCATGAATCCTTCAAAGACATTTTTCACCAATGTTTAATTTAATATGGAATACTAGGCCAAGAACTATTAGTACAAATTTTGTTTATAGCATTCATGAATCACTCACAAAGACATTTTACCAAAAACAGAGACATTTTaccaataaataatataaaatattcaATCTCGAACAACTAATGCATATTTGGTAATTCTATTAGACTACAATACTTAAATCAatcaaaaattctaaaaaaaaaaaaaaaatcaatcagaAAATAGACCATTTTGTTTGATGTGTGAATGGGTGTTGGTTGTTTGTCACTATATTATCTATCACAATcttattctatttgaaattttatattttcgatctcaaattgacacccttatgctAGGGACTgtacacctctctctctctctcttcccttcgtGCGAAATGACCTTGTTCTCCTATGCATGAAATCATTTTTCCCATGTGGCATATTCAAAGAGtttttctccaaaaaattaagaaaaagaaaaggcctAAAAGTCAGTGTGACCCCTACGTTCAGACATAGTGGGGGGGCAAAATGATCACGCCCACCTCTCAATCCCGCCTTTGTTTTTGCTTCTGctagtgctcccattggcccatgcATTACTATAGAGGTGGCGCTACCATTTACGGAACCCTCTCtccaaaaattaatataaaaaagataaaagatcgCTGCCTAGTCATGTAGACACTGCACCAACACAAGAGGCAAATGAGAGCATGCACATGGGCATATACATATTCTTGATTTCACAATGATAATTAACAATTTTGTGCACTCATATGTCTTTGTCGCTAGGCTACATGATTAGGCAGGTGCTTTTTGGTCTTAGATCCTCTTTGTGGCACAACAGGGCATCTAGTGTACATCTGACGCCCATAAATGCCTTGGGTTACGTGTGACTATCTTGGACTTCGAGCCTAAACGTTTATGGCCATTAGATGCACGTCAGACATCTTATTGCGCCGCCGAAGAATTCAGCCCTGTTCTTTTCCCTTataaaaaatggggaagagaatTGCTTCCTTATCCTAGCACAGAAACACATCAATGGGCGGGCACATTTTTAATGCGGGACAATACAATCTTTTTGCATCGACCATGCCTAAACGTAGACACACGTGGGAGGTAGCATTGTTCCTCCTAACAAAAAATGGTCGCTTGCTCAGGGACTTTTTATCTGTTTGTTTACTTTTcgcttttccattttttttttttttttcacaattatcCCCTTCAGTACCGTTGGAGAGACGCCCATTGCTTCCTTCGTCGGGATCAGAATATTTCTCAACAAAGAAACCCTTCAAGTGAGATCACCCAAATATACTTCCACTCAATCTGCCGAAACTCAAGAATTTTATCCCTCCTCTGTTAAGGTCGCTGATTGACTTAGTAGATGATTGGTGGATTCCAAGTCTTCTTAGTTCGGTGGAAACTTGAAATTTTAGTCTAAATACTTCTATTTCCTATAATCCCAATAGTAATATAATATTGAACTTTCTTGTCTGCATCCTTGGAGTTTCCTTTGAGTTTCATCTCTTGGATGGCGTTTTCGCACACGACTCTTTGGACAGTGACTGTTACAAGAACGATAAAACATTGCCCAAGCTTTGGACCTTTTGGTTGCTTCTTGGATGTCTTCGCTGTGAT is a window from the Macadamia integrifolia cultivar HAES 741 chromosome 5, SCU_Mint_v3, whole genome shotgun sequence genome containing:
- the LOC122078967 gene encoding flotillin-like protein 3, which codes for MWYKVASASQYLAITGVGINDIKLEKKSWIFPGQSCRVVDVSPVNYTFEVQAMSSEKLPFLLPAVFTIGPRADDKESLLKYARLLSPHERMSTDVRELVQGIIEGETRVLVASMTMEEVFKGTKDFKREVFEKVQLELNQFGLLIYNANIKQLVDVKDHEYFSYLGQKTQMEAANQAKIDVAEAKMKGEIGAKLRDGQTLQNAAKIDAETKINSIKRQGEGKKQEITVQTELQVFENQRKAELAEANAELAMKKAGWTQQTQMAEVESAQTVAIRQAELQREVEKRNALTRTEKLKAEHLSKASVDYEIKVQEANWELYKKQKAAEAVLYEKEKQAEAQKLAAEAALFSRQQEAEAELYTKKKEAEALVALAEAQGIYVSTMMKALGGNYLALRDYLMIKDGMFQKIAKINAEAVKGLQPKISVWTNNAGGEMTEGAGSGSGAMQEVAGLYRMLPPLLNTVQEQTGMLPPAWMGTLANPE